The uncultured Fusobacterium sp. DNA window TAGTTAATGTTAAATCTACAAGTTTTTGGATTACATTTTCATCTTTTACTAAATAAGCACCATTTTTTTGCATTTCAAAAATTAAGTAATCAGTTATAGAATCAACTGCTACTACCTCTTTTTCAGCTATACAAGGTAGATTGTTATCAAAACTACATCCTGCTATTATATCCTTAGCTGCTTTTTCTATATCAGCTGTTTCATCTACAAGTACAGGTGGGTTTCCAGCTCCAGCTCCAATAGCCTTTTTACCACTAGACATTACACTTTTTACAACTCCTGGTCCTCCAGTAGCTACAAGCATTTTTACATCTGGGTGAGCCATTAATTTTTCAGTATTTTCTATACTTGGCTCATCTATTGTTACTACTAAGTTTTCTGGTCCTCCAGCTAATTTTATAGCTTCATTTACAAGTTCAACTGCTCTTATAGATGTTTTTTTAGCCCCTGGATGTGGAGCAAATACTACAGAGTTTCCTGCTGCTATCATTCCTATTGAGTTACAAAGGATTGTTTCACTAGGGTTTGTAGAAGGAGTTATAGCTCCAATTACACCATATGGAGTTAATTCTAATACTGTTAATCCATCGTCTCCACTGAAAGCAAAAGCTCTTAAATCCTCTACTCCTGGAGTTTTTTCTAGAGTTACTTTATGTTTTAAAGCTTTATCAGCAACTCTTCCCATTCCAGTTTCAGCTACACCTAATTCAGCCAGTTCTTGCACATAATTAGCTAAGTGTTCTCTTATAGATTTTATAATTTTATCTCTAACTTCTAATCTTGAATCAAAAAGTTCTCTTTGAGCTTTTTTTGCTGCTGCTACTGCATCTTCAACTGTATGGAAAACTCCATTTTTTACATTACAACACTCTTTTTTCTCTTCAATATTTAATTTATTAAGTTCTTTCATTATTAAGCTAACTACAGCTTCCATATTATTAGCATTTAAATTCATTTTATCCTCCTACATTTTATCAAAAGCTTCTACACAGGCTTTAGCCACTTCCATATCTTGTTCTACTGTTCCTCCGCTAACTCCTATAGCCCCTACAATCTCTCCATTTACTCTAAGTAAAAATCCACCACCAAAAATAATGTATCTACTATCATTTTGAAGTCCATAAAGAGATCCAGTAGGTTTTGTCAATTCAGTTAAATTAACAGTATCAATTTTTAAAGCTGCTGCTGTATAAGCTTTTTTAAAAGCTATATCTATACTAGCAAAAATAGCATTATCCATCTTCTCTTCCAATATGAGATGCCCCTCTTTATTCACAACTGTAAGAACAAAATCTAAACCTAACTCTTTAGCTTTTTTCTCTCCAGCTTCCACTATCTTTTTGGCACTCTCTAAATTTAATTTCTTCTCATTTGAGTTTAAAGTATTTATTATTGCTTCTGATATAGACTTTACTGTTGCATCATCTTCAACCACTCTAGATAAAACAAATAGTACATCTGACACTCTATTTACATATTTTAGTAGTTTTGGATCTATATTTTCTCGCTCTTTAAGAGTTACTATCCTTCTTTCACTTCTTCTTACTACTGTTCTTGCTACATGTAGTGTTGCAGACTCTCTATTATCTCCTGAAATTATAAATTTATATAGAGGTAGTAAAGTTTTAGAATATTCATCAATTATTTTTTCTAACTCTACTATATCACTTTCTTCAATTGACTCTTTTAATTTATTTATTCCATTACTGTCACTAGCTAAATGAGCTCCTATAACTAAAAATTTTTCCTGTATTTTATGTAATATGTTTTTTACTTTTTCGTCTTTTATAATTGCTCTAGCTTCTCCTATAAAAGCAGCTGCCTCATCTATACTTCCATAAG harbors:
- a CDS encoding aldehyde dehydrogenase family protein, producing MNLNANNMEAVVSLIMKELNKLNIEEKKECCNVKNGVFHTVEDAVAAAKKAQRELFDSRLEVRDKIIKSIREHLANYVQELAELGVAETGMGRVADKALKHKVTLEKTPGVEDLRAFAFSGDDGLTVLELTPYGVIGAITPSTNPSETILCNSIGMIAAGNSVVFAPHPGAKKTSIRAVELVNEAIKLAGGPENLVVTIDEPSIENTEKLMAHPDVKMLVATGGPGVVKSVMSSGKKAIGAGAGNPPVLVDETADIEKAAKDIIAGCSFDNNLPCIAEKEVVAVDSITDYLIFEMQKNGAYLVKDENVIQKLVDLTLTNGSPNRKYVGRDAKVILKDVGIEVGDEVKVIIMETCKNHTFAVKEMLMPILPIIRVKNALEGIEVAKELEHGLRHTSMIHSKNIDILTKYAREMETTILVKNGPSFAGIGVGGEGHTTFTIAGPTGEGLTSAKSFARNRRCVLVGGLSIK
- a CDS encoding cob(I)yrinic acid a,c-diamide adenosyltransferase; this encodes MKDVYTNLMKVYTRKGDSGETGLFGGSRIAKDSIKVEAYGSIDEAAAFIGEARAIIKDEKVKNILHKIQEKFLVIGAHLASDSNGINKLKESIEESDIVELEKIIDEYSKTLLPLYKFIISGDNRESATLHVARTVVRRSERRIVTLKERENIDPKLLKYVNRVSDVLFVLSRVVEDDATVKSISEAIINTLNSNEKKLNLESAKKIVEAGEKKAKELGLDFVLTVVNKEGHLILEEKMDNAIFASIDIAFKKAYTAAALKIDTVNLTELTKPTGSLYGLQNDSRYIIFGGGFLLRVNGEIVGAIGVSGGTVEQDMEVAKACVEAFDKM